The genomic region TGACACAGGTTTCAATATCTTTGTCATCGGTATCAATATTGGTTCATTACTTGCTCCTATTGTAGTAGGAACAGTTGGACAAAGTATCAACTATCACTTAGGTTTCTCTCTTGCCGCTATTGGTATGGTATTTGCTCTATTTGTTTATTGGTATGGACGAATGAAGCAATTCCCAGAAATTGGAAATAAACCTTCTAATCCATTAACGACAGCAGAGAAAAAAGGGTTAGCAATCAAATCAGTTATTGGTTTTGTTATCTTAGCTGTTGCTGGAACATTACTTTATCAAGCAAGCCCAGCTAAATTCGTTGATAACGTCATCAATATTCTATCAATGGCTGGTATCTTCATCCCATTTATCTACTTTATCTTGATGTTCGCATCTAAAAAAGTTTCAAGCACAGAACGTAAGCAATTGTTGGCTTACCTTCCATTGTTCTTGTCTTCTATCGTTTTCTGGTTAGTTGAAGAGCAAAGTGCGACAGTTATTGCTGTTTGGGGTGAAACTCGTACAAACTTGCATCCAACAATCTTTGGTATTAACATTTATATTGACCCTTCATGGTATCAATTGCTTAATCCATTGTTCATCGTTATCTTGACTCCATTATTTGTTTGGATTTGGAACAAAATGGGTGAACGTCAACCATCAGCGGTTACAAAATTTGGATTAGGATTGTTGTTAACTGGTGTGTCATACATGATCATGACTTTACCAGGCATGTTGTACGGAACCAACAACCGTGTAAGCTTTATCTGGTTGGTAGTAATGTTTGCTGTTCAAATGGCTGGTGAGTTGTTAGTTTCTCCAGTAGGTCTATCTGTTTCAACTAGACTTGCACCACTTGCATTCCAATCACAAATGGTTGCACTTTGGTTCTTGGCAGATTCAACTTCACAAGCAGTGAATGCTTTGATTACACCATACTTTACTAAAGACACAGAAGTAGCATTCTTCGGTATCTTAGGACTTGTGTGTCTTGGTATTGGTGCTTTGTTGCTACTGATCAAAAAACCAATTTTGAACTTAATGCGTAATAATTAATCTTTTAGGAACTCTTTCTCTTATGAGAAGAGCTTCTATGTCAACTGTAGGAGGTGGCAAATCCTAAAAAGAGTGAGGACAACATGTCCTTGCTCTTTTTATTTTTTATTAGTTGATATATTTCAATTTGCCACGGAAGTCTTCTAGGGTTTCATACCCTTTTTCTTCCATGATAGCTTTAAGTTCTTTTGTGATACGTGCAAAAGCAGCAGGGCCTTCTTGGTGAAGGATTGTTCCTAGTTGAACCATACTTGCACCACACAAGATGTGTTCAAAAGTGTCACGACCTGATTTGACTCCACCAGTTCCGATGATTTGGATAGAAGGATTTAGGCGTTTGTAAAAGGCATGGACATTGGCAAGAGCAGTTGGTTTTACATAATCGCCACCGATGCCACCAAAACCATTTTTAGGTTTGATAACAACAGTTTCATCGTCAACCACCAAACCATTTCCAACTGAGTTGATGCAGTTAACGAAAGTTAGTGGAAATTGATTGAAGATAGCTGCTGCACGGTCAAAGTGCGCAATGTCAAAATATGGAGGCAATTTAACTCCAAGAGGTTTTGTGAAGTATGTGAAGATATCTTTTAAAATTTGTTCAGTTGTTTTAAAATCATAAGCGATTTGTGGCTTACCTGGGACATTTGGACAAGAAAGGTTTAGCTCTACAAGTCCTTGGTAGTCAGACTCTTGAACTGTTTTTAAGATAGTATGTGTTTCTTCTTCAGACATACCAACAAGTGACAAGAAATGATTTTTACTATTTGGTGTGTTTTGGAGTTCAGTAACGTAGTCAAGATAATATTGGAAACCATTGTTTGGCAGTCCCATAGAATTGATTGAACCAAGAGCTGTATCAGCGTAACGTGGTTCGGGATTTCCTGGACGCGCAGCCAATGTCCCAGTTTTTGTGACGAAAGAGCCTGCAGCAGAAGCTTCAATTTCAGCTAATTCTTCTCGAGTCATACAATAAACGCCAGCAGCGTTCATCAAGCAGTTGTCAAAATCGAAAGCTCCAATTTTAGTTGCAGTTGAAACCATAAAGTCCTCCAAAAATCTATTATCACACAATAGTGAATTTTCTGATATTACAAGAAACATTTTACTATTTCAGTAACCTGAAAGCAAGTCTTTTTCCGAACATTTTTGATAATTTTATAAAAAATAGAAATATTTTGCTTGTTTTAGGATGCTTTTTTTGTTTTTTCCCTTGTTAATAGACTTATAAAATGAAAAATACCTCTCGAATTAAACAAAGTTAGTTCATGCTTGCATAGTTTTTGCGAAAGTGATATAGTGATTATAGTAGAACGTTTGAGTAATTGTTCAATTGTTTTATAAAAGATATTGGAGATAATTAAGATGATTGAGACTAATGAATCACAAAAATTGCTAAAAGGTGATTCTCTAATGGATGTATCCAGCTTTTTTAAGGCTTTGGGAAACACGACGCGCTTACAAATTATTTCTTGTTTAAGTAAGGGAGAGTTAAAATCTAGTGAATTAGCAGAAATTCTAGAGATGACGCCATCAGCGATTTCACATCAGTTGACTATGCTAAAAAATCTCAAGATTGTTTCTGTTCGACGTGAAGGGAAAAATCAGATTTATTCTCTTGCTGATAAGCATATTAGCCAAGTTTTGGAGTCTGTTGTAGAGCATTATCAGGAGGATTAATCATGTCACATAAACATAAAAAGAAGCTCGCTCGCATTTTGCTAGCAGCGCTAGTTTTTCTTGTCGTGTTCCTTGTGGTTCGCTTGAACCATCTAGGCTTAGTAGCTCAAGCTTTTTTATATGCCATTCCATTTTTAATAGCTGGTTATGATGTTTTGAAAAAAGCTTTGGTAAAAATAAGTCAAGGGAAAGTCTTTAGTGAACAATTTTTGATGTCACTAGCGACACTTGGAGCATTTGCTCTTAGTTTTATGACTGGCGAGGCTGAATTTTCCGAAGCTGTATTTGTAATGATTTTCTACCAAGTTGGTGAATTTTTTGAGCATATTGCTGAAGGCAGCAGTGAAAAATCAATTTCAGAACTGCTAGATTTGCGACCTGACCTTGTTCATTTGGAAGAAGGGGGTCAAACAGTTGATGTGGATCCGAAAAACTTACAAGAAGGTCAGGTGATTGTGATTCAACCTGGGGAGAAGATTGCGATTGATGGTATCTTGGTTTCTGGTGAGTCTTCGGTTGACACAGCAGCTTTGACAGGAGAAAGTTTACCGCAAAGTGTTCAGGTTGGAGACCAAGTTCTCTCAGGGATGATTAACATGACAGGTGTTATTCGTGTTAAAGTTTTGCATCGTGTTGAAGATTCTACTTTGAGTAAGATTTTAGATTTGCTTGAAAATTCAACAGCTAATAAATCAAAGAGCGAACGTTTTATGACTAAGTTTGCAGAAGTTTACACGCCAACGGTAGTTATTGCTGCTTTGATTTTAGCTTTCTTACCACCAGTATTTTCAGGTGATTTTGTAGGGGATTTTCCAGAGTGGTTGAGCCGTGCGCTTACTTTCCTTGTTATTTCTTGTCCATGTGCTTTGGTCATTTCTATTCCGCTTAGCTTTTTTGGCGGTTTGGGAGCAAGCTCAAAAGCTGGTGTTCTCATTAAAGGGTCAAATTATCTTGAAAGTTTAGCGTCGCTTGAAACGTTGCTTTTTGATAAAACAGGGACTTTGACAGAAGGTGTTTTTGAGGTAACAACGCTTCATTCAGATAATATTAAGAAAGAGCAACTACTACACTTAGCTAGTCACGTAGAACGTTTTTCAAGTCACCCAATTGCTCAATCACTTCGTGAAGCTTATGAAAAAGAAGCAGATGATTGTTCGATTACAGATGTGACTGAAAAGTCTGGTTACGGTATCAGTGCTAAGGTAAATGGACATGATGTGGTTGTCGGAAATACTAACTTTATGGATAACTTAGGAGTTAAATGGAAATCTTGCCATAAAGTCGGAACGATTGTTCATGTGGCTATTGATGGTGCTTATGCTGGACATATCGTTATTTCAGATTGTGTTAAATCTGACACCAAAGAAGCTCTAGAGCAACTTAGAAAAGCTGGTGTGAAAAATCTTGTCATGTTAACGGGAGACCGCCACGAAGTTGCTAAAAAAATTGCTAGTGACTTGTCTATGACAGATTACAAAGCGGAGCTATTGCCAGCCGATAAGGTCAGTGAACTGGAAGGCTATTTGGCGAAAAAATCTCCTCGTGCCATAGTTGGATTTGTTGGTGATGGCATTAATGATGCTCCTGTACTAGCTAGAGCTGATGTCGGTATCGCCATGGGCGGACTTGGTAGTGACGTAGCCATTGAAGCAGCAGATGTCGTGGTTATGAATGACCATTTGTCAAAAATTGCGCAGGCTATCAAGATTGCACGCCAGACAATCACTATCGCTAGAGAAAATATTATTATCTCAATCGGTATCAAAGTTTTAGTCTTGATACTCGCTAGTCTAGGCTTAGCTAATATGTGGCTAGCTATCTTTGCCGACGTTGGTGTGACAGTACTTGCGACCTTAAATGCCATGCGAACAATGAAATTGACATAGAAAATTTTTTGAACTATAATAGCCTTAATCATATAGAAAGCTACCATTTTCGTTAGAAAGTGGGGTGGTGTGACCGCAATTGAATCACTCTTTTTAAGAATCGATTGCTGGTCATTCCATTTTTTTATTTTGAAAAAAATGAGAGTAAACGGTTGGTAAAGGCAGACTCTTTTACAGAAAATTAGCAATTATACTAGCTTTTTTAGAGCTTTTTGGGTAGAATAGTAAGAGTAAACGACTTTTGTCGTAATAATAATTGGTTAAAATGCTGAGCCAAAAATAGTTTAATGATAAGGGTTAAGATCTATTTTTTGCTGTGTATTTATAGCCTTTGGACTATTTTAAAGGAGACTTTATCTAATGGTAAAATTAGTGTTTGCACGTCACGGGCAATCTGAATGGAACAAAGCTAACCTTTTCACTGGTTGGGCTGATGTTGACCTTACAGAAGAAGGTACTAAACAAGCTACTGAAGCAGGTAAATTGATCAAAGAAGCAGGAATCGAATTCGATGTTGCTTTCACTTCAGTTCTTAAACGTGCTATCAAAACAACTAACCTTGCTCTTGAAGCTTCTGACCAACTTTGGGTTCCAGTTGAAAAATCATGGCGCTTGAACGAACGTCACTACGGTGGTTTGACTGGTCAAAACAAAGCTGAAGCTGCTGAAAAATGGGGTGACGAACAAGTTCACATCTGGCGTCGTTCATACGATGTATTGCCACCAGCTATGGCTAAAGACGATCAATACTCAGCACACACTGATCGTCGTTACGCTAACCTTGATGACAAAGTTGTTCCAGATGCAGAAAACTTGAAAGTTACTTTGGAACGTGCCCTTCCATTCTGGGAAGATAAAATCGCTCCAGCTCTTAAAGATGGTAAGAACGTCTTTGTAGGTGCTCACGGTAACTCAATCCGCGCTCTTGTAAAACACATCAAACAATTGTCAGATGACGAAATTATGGATGTTGAAATCCCTAACTTCCCACCACTTGTATTCGAATTTGACGAAAAATTGAACGTTACTGACGAATACTTCTTGGGTAAATAATCTGATATAAGATTATAAGGCTTAAAAACCTTGATATGAAAGCATTCTAGGCTCACTCCTAGGGTGCTTTTTTTGAATTTGTTTAGATTTTTGTTAAGAGTTCGGAGAAATTCTGTTTTCGCTTAATTTGTGGTATGATTAGTAATAAGTATTATATTTTGTAAAGGGGGCTTTTATGAAAGCAGCAGAACGCCGTCAGAAAATTATTGATATTTTGAATCAGACGCAAGTTCCCATTTCAGCAAGTGTTTTAGCAGGTCAACTTGGTGTGAGTCGCCAAATTATTGTAGGAGATGTGGCTTTGTTGAGAGCAGCTAATCATGATGTCATTTCTACGCCACGAGGTTATGTCTTATCTCAGGCACTTTACTCACACCAGTTTATCGGGAAAATTGCTTGTCAACACGGTCCAGAGCATACTAAAGAAGAATTGGAGAGTGTCATCTCAAAAGGTGGCATTATGGTTGATGTGGAAGTTGAACATCCAATTTATGGGATGCTGACAGCACCTCTTAATATCAAAAGTCAGGAAGACATTGATAACTTTATGGAGAAGGTTGAACATT from Streptococcus lutetiensis harbors:
- a CDS encoding peptide MFS transporter: MEKNKEKTFFGQPKALFTLFQTELWERFSYYGMRAILIYYLYASVTSANAGLGLPKPQAMAIVSIYGALVYLSGIIGGWFADRVLGASQTIFIGGILITLGHIVLALPFGLTSLFISLFLIILGTGMLKPNISNMVGHLYGPDDPRRDTGFNIFVIGINIGSLLAPIVVGTVGQSINYHLGFSLAAIGMVFALFVYWYGRMKQFPEIGNKPSNPLTTAEKKGLAIKSVIGFVILAVAGTLLYQASPAKFVDNVINILSMAGIFIPFIYFILMFASKKVSSTERKQLLAYLPLFLSSIVFWLVEEQSATVIAVWGETRTNLHPTIFGINIYIDPSWYQLLNPLFIVILTPLFVWIWNKMGERQPSAVTKFGLGLLLTGVSYMIMTLPGMLYGTNNRVSFIWLVVMFAVQMAGELLVSPVGLSVSTRLAPLAFQSQMVALWFLADSTSQAVNALITPYFTKDTEVAFFGILGLVCLGIGALLLLIKKPILNLMRNN
- a CDS encoding dihydroorotate oxidase, which gives rise to MVSTATKIGAFDFDNCLMNAAGVYCMTREELAEIEASAAGSFVTKTGTLAARPGNPEPRYADTALGSINSMGLPNNGFQYYLDYVTELQNTPNSKNHFLSLVGMSEEETHTILKTVQESDYQGLVELNLSCPNVPGKPQIAYDFKTTEQILKDIFTYFTKPLGVKLPPYFDIAHFDRAAAIFNQFPLTFVNCINSVGNGLVVDDETVVIKPKNGFGGIGGDYVKPTALANVHAFYKRLNPSIQIIGTGGVKSGRDTFEHILCGASMVQLGTILHQEGPAAFARITKELKAIMEEKGYETLEDFRGKLKYIN
- a CDS encoding ArsR/SmtB family transcription factor, producing the protein MIETNESQKLLKGDSLMDVSSFFKALGNTTRLQIISCLSKGELKSSELAEILEMTPSAISHQLTMLKNLKIVSVRREGKNQIYSLADKHISQVLESVVEHYQED
- a CDS encoding heavy metal translocating P-type ATPase, whose translation is MSHKHKKKLARILLAALVFLVVFLVVRLNHLGLVAQAFLYAIPFLIAGYDVLKKALVKISQGKVFSEQFLMSLATLGAFALSFMTGEAEFSEAVFVMIFYQVGEFFEHIAEGSSEKSISELLDLRPDLVHLEEGGQTVDVDPKNLQEGQVIVIQPGEKIAIDGILVSGESSVDTAALTGESLPQSVQVGDQVLSGMINMTGVIRVKVLHRVEDSTLSKILDLLENSTANKSKSERFMTKFAEVYTPTVVIAALILAFLPPVFSGDFVGDFPEWLSRALTFLVISCPCALVISIPLSFFGGLGASSKAGVLIKGSNYLESLASLETLLFDKTGTLTEGVFEVTTLHSDNIKKEQLLHLASHVERFSSHPIAQSLREAYEKEADDCSITDVTEKSGYGISAKVNGHDVVVGNTNFMDNLGVKWKSCHKVGTIVHVAIDGAYAGHIVISDCVKSDTKEALEQLRKAGVKNLVMLTGDRHEVAKKIASDLSMTDYKAELLPADKVSELEGYLAKKSPRAIVGFVGDGINDAPVLARADVGIAMGGLGSDVAIEAADVVVMNDHLSKIAQAIKIARQTITIARENIIISIGIKVLVLILASLGLANMWLAIFADVGVTVLATLNAMRTMKLT
- a CDS encoding phosphoglycerate mutase — protein: MVKLVFARHGQSEWNKANLFTGWADVDLTEEGTKQATEAGKLIKEAGIEFDVAFTSVLKRAIKTTNLALEASDQLWVPVEKSWRLNERHYGGLTGQNKAEAAEKWGDEQVHIWRRSYDVLPPAMAKDDQYSAHTDRRYANLDDKVVPDAENLKVTLERALPFWEDKIAPALKDGKNVFVGAHGNSIRALVKHIKQLSDDEIMDVEIPNFPPLVFEFDEKLNVTDEYFLGK
- a CDS encoding transcription repressor NadR, coding for MKAAERRQKIIDILNQTQVPISASVLAGQLGVSRQIIVGDVALLRAANHDVISTPRGYVLSQALYSHQFIGKIACQHGPEHTKEELESVISKGGIMVDVEVEHPIYGMLTAPLNIKSQEDIDNFMEKVEHSNATLLSSLTDGIHTHTLSCHSKDEFEEIKSDLSDKGLLLKSN